In a genomic window of Leucoraja erinacea ecotype New England chromosome 8, Leri_hhj_1, whole genome shotgun sequence:
- the LOC129699369 gene encoding uncharacterized protein LOC129699369 isoform X2, protein MRLLWTFRWILVTFLLPGSGGQSGDHDGFQLDPGDLLFALPLNDSAVADGVAEFILQDQEEVSDTCSITLLTRSETREHEATHPATQEDLGPVKGLMEGTSSSLESLVVAMKEEIGKGSYQSVISKTLLDIKLQNEESNNIMADIGASLEAQSSADSHLTKFKEKVGKMEAMLQSIHCLASQVEQVSEVLAMELSQDLGKSRQLESGLGQKMY, encoded by the exons ATGAGACTCCTGTGGACCTTCCGGTGGATTCTGGTAACCTTCCTTCTCCCTGGCAGTGGTGGACAGAGTGGAGATCATGACGGATTCCAGCTCGATCCCGGGGATTTGCTCTTCGCCCTGCCATTGAATGACTCTGCTGTGGCTGACGGTGTGGCTGAATTCATCTTGCAGGACCAGGAGGAAGTCTCCGACACCTGTTCCATCACCCTGCTGACCCGCTCGGAGACCAGGGAGCATGAGGCAACCCACCCGGCTACTCAAGAGGACCTGGGCCCGGTAAAGGGGCTGATGGAGGGCACAAGCTCCAGCTTGGAAAGTCTGGTGGTGGCGATGAAGGAGGAGATTGGGAAAGGGAGCTACCAGTCAGTGATCTCGAAGACCCTGCTGGACATCAAGCTACAGAATGAGGAGTCCAACAATATCATGGCGGATATTGGGGCGAGCCTTGAGGCACAGTCCTCAGCAGACAGCCATCTCACAAA GTTCAAGGAGAAGGTGGGGAAGATGGAAGCAATGCTTCAGTCCATCCATTGCCTTGCGAGCCAAGTagagcaggtgtcagaggttctggcCATGGAACTGAGCCAAGACCTTGGAAAGTCACGCCAGCTGGAGTCTGGTCTTGGCCAGAAGATGTACTGA
- the LOC129699369 gene encoding uncharacterized protein LOC129699369 isoform X1, with translation MKPEECMYHTAQAVFPRETEGRGERYQHSEHSRKAVLGGRRPGGRVHSTHSSLIMRLLWTFRWILVTFLLPGSGGQSGDHDGFQLDPGDLLFALPLNDSAVADGVAEFILQDQEEVSDTCSITLLTRSETREHEATHPATQEDLGPVKGLMEGTSSSLESLVVAMKEEIGKGSYQSVISKTLLDIKLQNEESNNIMADIGASLEAQSSADSHLTKFKEKVGKMEAMLQSIHCLASQVEQVSEVLAMELSQDLGKSRQLESGLGQKMY, from the exons ATGAAGCCTGAGGAGTGTATGTATCACACCGCCCAGGCAGTCTTTCCCAGGGAAACTGAAGGACGGGGAGAGAGATACCAACACTCAGAACACTCCAGGAAAGCAGTGTTGGGCGGCAGGCGGCCGGGAGGAAGAGTCCACTCAACTCACAGCAGT CTCATCATGAGACTCCTGTGGACCTTCCGGTGGATTCTGGTAACCTTCCTTCTCCCTGGCAGTGGTGGACAGAGTGGAGATCATGACGGATTCCAGCTCGATCCCGGGGATTTGCTCTTCGCCCTGCCATTGAATGACTCTGCTGTGGCTGACGGTGTGGCTGAATTCATCTTGCAGGACCAGGAGGAAGTCTCCGACACCTGTTCCATCACCCTGCTGACCCGCTCGGAGACCAGGGAGCATGAGGCAACCCACCCGGCTACTCAAGAGGACCTGGGCCCGGTAAAGGGGCTGATGGAGGGCACAAGCTCCAGCTTGGAAAGTCTGGTGGTGGCGATGAAGGAGGAGATTGGGAAAGGGAGCTACCAGTCAGTGATCTCGAAGACCCTGCTGGACATCAAGCTACAGAATGAGGAGTCCAACAATATCATGGCGGATATTGGGGCGAGCCTTGAGGCACAGTCCTCAGCAGACAGCCATCTCACAAA GTTCAAGGAGAAGGTGGGGAAGATGGAAGCAATGCTTCAGTCCATCCATTGCCTTGCGAGCCAAGTagagcaggtgtcagaggttctggcCATGGAACTGAGCCAAGACCTTGGAAAGTCACGCCAGCTGGAGTCTGGTCTTGGCCAGAAGATGTACTGA